TATCTCTCCAGCCTTATATTTCCATCTTCATAAACGAGATAACTAAATTCCTTTATCCAGTCCCCTGGGTTGGCATAAATCCCCCTTTTGCCATTTACAGCTATTTCTGAGATTTCCGGAACATGGGAATGGGCAAAAATGACAACATCAAATCCTTGTTTGATTTTCTCCTTTGCGAATTCCCTCTGGAGATTATCCAGAACGTCACCCCTTTTATGATTTCCGCGGCTTTTTTTTGACAATACCATTGCAGCCTTCCAGACAAGAAAAGGCGGTACAATTTTGACAATTATACTGACAACCGGACTTCTTAAAAACCTCCGCCAGATTTTATAACTTATACTATGCTCTGCAATATCACCGTGGGCAAGAAAGAACCTTTTCCCATCCAAGGTTATGTCCGCTGAATCAGGATAAACCGCGCCGTCTAATATGTCTTTAAAAAACGGCGCTACAGAAAAATCATGATTGCCTTCAACATATATTATATTTGTACCTGACTCCTTAAGCCTTTTAAACTGAGCTAAGACAGGGGAATAATTATACTCCAGTGTTTTATTATAGCCTGTCCAGAATTCAAAAAGGTCGCCCAGTACGAAGAGTATGTCAACATCCTTTAGTGTTTTAAGAAAAAAGCAGAGGTGTTTTTGATTTGGGTCATTAAGGCCTTTCAGATGCGCGTCTGCAATAAATATGGCTCTCATATTGTCTTTAATGCCTTCAAAGCAGCCTTTCTCATAACATTTACCGGCGCATCAATCCCTGTCCAGAGTTTAAAACTTTTTGCGCCCTGGTGAATCAGCATGCTTAGACCGCCATAAGCAGTCAATCCGAGTTTATCCGCCTTTTTAAGCAAAAGGGTTTGTAAAGGGTTATACACAATATCCGATACTATTGCTGTTTTTGGCAAGGCCTCCAACGGGATTTCTAAAATTTCGTTTTTCTCCATACCAACAGATGTTGTATTTACAAGCAGATTGATATCCTGAAAATATGTCCTTAGTATATCCTCCTCAAGCCCAATAGCCTCAAATTTTGTATCCGGAAATTTTCTTTTAAATGTTTTTATAAGATTGTCGGCCCTTGACAATGTCCTGTTTGCAATAATGATTTTTTTTGTCCCGCTTTTGGCAAGGGCTGCCAATACTGCCCTTGCAGCCCCGCCTGCGCCAAGGATTATAATTATCTTATCTTTAGGATTAAATTTGCAATCCTCTTTTATTGACGCAACATAGCCATAACCGTCAGTATTGTAGCCTATGAGTCGCCCGTCTTTATTGACTATTGTATTCACTGCACCTATAAGCCTTGCCTCCTCTGAAATATCATCAAGTAATTTCATTACAGCTTCTTTGTGTGGTATGGTGATATTTACGCCCAACATACCGAATCCCTTTATTCCATTAACCGCATCTCTCAAATTTGAAGGCTTTATTTCAAATGGCATATAAATCATATCAAGCCCAAGCGCCTTGATAACGGCATTATGCATGGCCGGGGATATGGTATGTCTTATAGGATATCCAAATATGCCTAATATTTTTGCTTTGGCAGTGATATTCACCCCGTTAGAAGCCTCCCTTCTCAAAGATAATCCCCACCAGAAGCAAACTGTTCATTAACAACGAACTTCTAACGGGGTTCATTTCAGTATTTTCTTTACCTTTTCAACATCTCTTTTTATCTGGTTCGCCAACCCCTTTGCACTTTTGAAGGTCTTTTCACCACGGAGCCTTTGAATAAATTCAATTTTTAGTTTTTTACCATAAATATTTTGCTTGAAATTTATTATATGCGCCTCAACAGCGCGTTTATTTGTATGGAAAGTGGGGGCAATCCCTATATTGACAGCCCCTTTATATATCTTATTACCCAACAGCGCCAGGACTGCGTATATCCCGTCCTTTGGTATGAGTTCGTTATGAATCTCAATGTTTGCCGTTGGGAAGCCGAGGTGTCTTCCGATATTTCTTCCTTTGACCACCTTTCCTGACACAGCATACGGCCTTCCCAGAAAACCCGCAGCCTCTCTGACCTTGCCGTACCT
The DNA window shown above is from Deltaproteobacteria bacterium and carries:
- a CDS encoding UDP-2,3-diacylglucosamine diphosphatase; the encoded protein is MRAIFIADAHLKGLNDPNQKHLCFFLKTLKDVDILFVLGDLFEFWTGYNKTLEYNYSPVLAQFKRLKESGTNIIYVEGNHDFSVAPFFKDILDGAVYPDSADITLDGKRFFLAHGDIAEHSISYKIWRRFLRSPVVSIIVKIVPPFLVWKAAMVLSKKSRGNHKRGDVLDNLQREFAKEKIKQGFDVVIFAHSHVPEISEIAVNGKRGIYANPGDWIKEFSYLVYEDGNIRLERYGLS
- a CDS encoding shikimate dehydrogenase codes for the protein MRREASNGVNITAKAKILGIFGYPIRHTISPAMHNAVIKALGLDMIYMPFEIKPSNLRDAVNGIKGFGMLGVNITIPHKEAVMKLLDDISEEARLIGAVNTIVNKDGRLIGYNTDGYGYVASIKEDCKFNPKDKIIIILGAGGAARAVLAALAKSGTKKIIIANRTLSRADNLIKTFKRKFPDTKFEAIGLEEDILRTYFQDINLLVNTTSVGMEKNEILEIPLEALPKTAIVSDIVYNPLQTLLLKKADKLGLTAYGGLSMLIHQGAKSFKLWTGIDAPVNVMRKAALKALKTI